In Streptomyces canus, one DNA window encodes the following:
- a CDS encoding GNAT family N-acetyltransferase gives MELKVSSLAERPEMRERVLGMANSWPEFVTQDPVGNAHYGRISAELPAHVLFAEDERGEVVAHAHSVPFALHVEDRGELPARGWDEVLVWAFEDLRHGVRPDTASAISVVVDPRLQGHGLSALMLSAMRDNARAHGFSEVVAPVRPSAKHLEPHTPIQEYAHRVRPDGLPYDPWVRVHARAGGVVHAVAPASMTVSGSLEQWRGWTGLPFDTQGDIEVPGALVPVRCEPERGYAVYVEPNVWMRHAL, from the coding sequence ATGGAGCTGAAGGTGTCGAGTCTTGCCGAGCGTCCCGAGATGCGGGAGCGCGTTCTCGGCATGGCCAACAGCTGGCCGGAGTTCGTGACCCAGGACCCCGTGGGCAACGCCCACTACGGACGGATCTCCGCCGAACTCCCCGCGCACGTCCTGTTCGCCGAGGACGAGCGGGGAGAGGTCGTCGCGCATGCCCACAGCGTCCCCTTCGCCCTCCACGTCGAGGACCGCGGTGAACTGCCGGCGCGGGGCTGGGACGAGGTGCTGGTGTGGGCGTTCGAGGATCTGCGTCATGGCGTACGGCCCGACACGGCCAGCGCGATCTCGGTCGTCGTCGACCCGCGACTCCAGGGCCACGGCCTGTCCGCTCTGATGCTTTCGGCGATGCGTGACAACGCCCGCGCCCACGGCTTCAGCGAGGTCGTCGCGCCGGTCCGCCCCAGTGCCAAGCACCTGGAACCGCACACGCCGATCCAGGAGTACGCCCACCGGGTACGCCCCGACGGCCTGCCGTACGACCCCTGGGTGCGCGTCCACGCCCGGGCCGGCGGTGTCGTTCACGCGGTGGCACCGGCCTCCATGACGGTGTCCGGTTCGCTGGAGCAGTGGCGCGGCTGGACCGGACTGCCCTTCGACACCCAGGGCGACATCGAGGTGCCCGGGGCGCTGGTGCCGGTGCGGTGCGAGCCGGAGCGCGGCTATGCGGTGTACGTCGAGCCCAACGTATGGATGCGGCACGCCCTTTGA